A stretch of the Aspergillus puulaauensis MK2 DNA, chromosome 6, nearly complete sequence genome encodes the following:
- a CDS encoding putative chromatin assembly factor 1 subunit A (COG:B;~EggNog:ENOG410PRIP;~InterPro:IPR022043;~PFAM:PF12253) translates to MEVSISMDPNSAPSSTSAPFPSTQTQLSPSQKRSAHETDTSTPTPVPSVQNNSTAIYVDDKENRMESLDMKAAEHGVAMAPAVTMPAQTTSTAGSPPASNNDTGQTQQPPSGNGGAGSPPAAKKRKLSPASRDAKQQEKEAKERQRLEEKARKDEERAKRDEEKRKRDAEREEEKLKREEEKLKREEEKRKKDAEKEEERKKREEKKKAKDDEKAAREEEKRKKDEEKLKKERAQTKLNSFFAKPKTSGDQPLSAVGSSPKKPSGDGDSAGSSETVEKVSDYKRAFPDFFLHPHTYMAPQHRFERDAEALAHLRTTVDSSFNTGSTEQIAFRPSELFKMMPYRRRRGCQKMSVKDILLQMQSLSDLPETSEAARKLQDSLKQVRMKSLKFGEDVRPPYQGTYTKHLPKEKGAKLMRNPFRREIPEVNYGYDSEAEWEDAEEGEELDSEEEEEGSEDGDEDMDGFLDDEDDHLANGKRRLLVGDLEPVCSGIKWQDQESDPDLQSYKIETILPSVTFPIDPFSTSYWQKPKVPEPGQTNGLGQRSTLHSFMGNPATQNSGSLAMQDGNAVAAGKSKRAFPVEQLAEFKTVVEGSDLTKTGLIEILKKRFPKVSKGTLKDTLDLVATRVGQKEADKKWVCK, encoded by the exons aTGGAAGTGTCCATCTCGATGGACCCCAATTCAGCACCTTCGTCGACATCGGCACCGTTCCCCTCCACACAGACTCAATTATCGCCGAGCCAGAAACGATCTGCTCATGAAACCGATACATCTACACCCACACCCGTCCCTTCAGTGCAAAACAACTCGACCGCGATATACGTCGACGACAAAGAAAACAGAATGGAATCTCTAGATATGAAGGCTGCCGAACACGGCGTGGCCATGGCTCCAGCTGTGACTATGCCGGCTCAAACAACAAGTACCGCGGGGAGTCCGCCGGCGTCAAATAATGATACGGGCCAGACTCAACAACCCCCGTCTGGGAATGGCGGGGCTggttctcctcctgctgctaAAAAGAGAAAGCTGTCTCCTGCTAGCCGGGATGCTAAAcagcaggagaaagaggctAAGGAGCGTCAAAGactcgaggagaaggctaGGAAGGATGAGGAGAGAGCGAAAAGGGATGAAGAGAAACGAAAGAGAGATGCTGAGCGGGAAGAGGAGAAATTGAAacgagaggaggagaaattgaagagagaggaggagaagcgaaagaaggatgctgagaaggaggaggagcggaaAAAacgggaggagaagaagaaggccaaggatGACGAGAAGGCTGCtagggaggaagaaaaacgCAAgaaagacgaggagaagctgaagaaggagagg GCACAAACCAAGCTGAATTCCTTTTTCGCTAAACCAAAGACATCTGGAGATCAGCCTCTTTCGGCCGTTGGCAGTTCGCCCAAGAAGCCGTCCGGCGATGGAGATTCTGCTGGCTCATCCGAGACGGTTGAAAAAGTGTCCGATTACAAACGAGCGTTTCCGGACTTCTTCCTACATCCACATACCTATATGGCGCCTCAACACAGGTTTGAAAGAGATGCTGAAGCATTAGCTCATTTACGAACAACGGTTGACTCGTCTTTTAACACGGGATCTACTGAACAAATAGCTTTTCGCCCGTCAGAGCTATTTAAGATGATGCCGTacagaagacgacgagggtgTCAGAAGATGTCAGTCAAAGACATTCTGCTTCAAATGCAGAGCTTAAGCGACCTGCCAGAAACCTCGGAGGCTGCTCGAAAGCTGCAAGACTCCTTGAAGCAAGTGAGGATGAAATCTTTAAAGTTTGGGGAAGACGTTCGCCCGCCTTACCAAGGAACTTACACCAAGCATTTGCCCAAAGAAAAGGGAGCTAAACTAATGCGCAACCCGTTCCGTCGTGAGATACCTGAAGTTAATTACGGCTACGATTCCGAAGCAGAATGGGAGGATgccgaagaaggagaggaattggactctgaggaagaagaggagggcaGTGAAGAtggtgacgaggacatggacgGCTTTCtagacgacgaggatgatcACCTAGCAAACGGCAAACGGCGTCTACTTGTGGGAGATCTAGAGCCAGTATGCTCCGGCATCAAATGGCAAGATCAGGAATCCGACCCAGATCTGCAGAGCTACAAAATCGAGACGATTTTACCGTCTGTTACATTTCCAATCGACCCGTTCTCAACGTCGTACTGGCAGAAGCCAAAGGTTCCAGAGCCGGGACAGACCAACGGCTTGGGACAACGTTCAACCTTGCATTCATTCATGGGGAACCCAGCAACGCAGAATTCGGGATCCTTGGCGATGCAGGACGGGAATGCGGTGGCTGCCGGCAAGTCCAAGCGGGCGTTTCCAGTGGAACAACTGGCCGAGTTCAAGACCGTTGTTGAGGGAAGCGATCTAACCAAGACGGGCTTGATCGAAATCTTGAAGAAACG ATTCCCGAAAGTGTCCAAAGGCACTCTCAAAGACACTTTAGACTTGGTAGCGACGCGGGTTGGACAAAAGGAAGCGGACAAGAAATGGGTCTGCAAGTAG